atcAAGGTCCTTAAAAATTATATCAGAGATTGACATAAAAGAGTAAGGGCTTAAGTTGATAGCCTTGTTGGGAACCAATCGCACAGAGgtatgaatatcaaagttgatcttgaatggatgTGAGGTTGGACAGAAATCGCGACCGCTTTCACAAACACCAAAGAACGAAATCTGATATACACGTCCTTCACGTAGCAAAGATTTGAATCGGTATATAAGAGTCTTCCCAACCGAAGTGTGAATCTTACAACcctgaaattcaataaaatgagaacataagagatttgccgatttaaaaaaaaagaacttaaaaCATGGTGATTATGTGGAAAAGTGatataccttgtcatccataataattatgtccatggaaaatggaagTTTGGAGCCATATAAGCTCGAACTAAGCTATAAACGGTTCACCTTTGCAACAATAGACCGGTTCTCCTTCGAGGCATCGATGGTGGGGAGATCGTCGATTGCCATCAGGACAAAGTATATGTCAAAGCTAATAGTTGGTGGGAAATGGAAGGACTGATGAAGTTGAAGAATAGCATGAGGTGATTTATATAGAAATTTCAGAATTAGGGTTACTGATTAATGCAAGTTaaaaaaggaaggaaaattaggGTTACGGCTACACGGTATTTGAAATTTGCAGGAgcttttttttgacaaaaactTCAATACTTATTTTTTCCAATCTTAAAATAGGAAATTCATTTACTAACATTTAATATTGACTTCATAAGAATGGAATGATTGTATAAATCttgatatttattaaaatattaaaaacgcacgattcaattattattaatgattggtttatatttatttatggaaaTGAGTATTTATAGGAAACAAAGactaatttttttaacatcAGAGAAACTGAAACGTTATTTATGAAATGAGTATTTtcatcttttctaaagtatatatatacaagGATTGGATGTAGCCCTATCGTTTTAgaggtgaaccaggataaaaaccCTATGTTGTCCACTGTTTATTACTCTGCTGGATTATCCACTACACCAAATGATATTGAAGAACTAGATGAAATTGTCAATCGTTTGGAAAACCAAAATTTTGGATGACACAATTCAACCCCCTCTCTTGTGTTACTTCTGAATATCTCAAATTGACATAGTGGTTCATAGCTCCAGTTTCCTTACATGTATGAGACCTTCTTCAAGGCACTAGGGATTAGAATgcctttttcaacttttgaaTGTTCTATTTTACAAGTGCTCAATGTTTACCCTACTCAGTTTTACCCCAATAGTTTGTCCTTCACTAGAGCCTTCACCCTTCTTTGTGATGCCTTTAATATTGCTCCCAgcttgagtttttttttctttctttgaagtTAAACTAAGGGATCAAATCAAGGTCAAATGGGTTTCAATGAATAGAATCCCTAAGACGACGTCTCTACTTTATGCGTACAATCCTATAAATGTTTTAAGAGTATGTCTTTTAGAGTGAAAGGTAGTGAATcttgagtttctgactgatgaAGATGTAGTTGACATAGAATTTCTTGAAAGTGTTCCCTTAAAGGCCCAATTAAAGTCGCAAAGAACAATCGAGAGCTAAGTGAGTATGAACTTAGAGTTGAAACTTGAGTCTAGATTTATTTTGCATTTAAACATTATTTATGTGCCGCTCATGAGGAGAAAATTGATTCCTTTGTCTAAGATTTAATGATTGTggttttcttttaatttcaaTAAATAGATTTTGTGATTTGTCATGTAATCATCAAGTTATTGAGAAATTAGTCAAATGTGATGGTTTATATTGTTTAAGCCTTAATCAAATGTTTTCCATTCCCTACATGCTTAAACTCTAGGAGCCAAATGCCTTTaattaaagaattttttttgtgaagtttcaattttttttggttctcaaattttaattttggtcTATGGGTTTCCATTTTGTGTTTGATGAGTGTTTTTGGTAATATAAAACATGAAAACGAAGATAAGTagaataagtttttggtccctaagaaattAGTAAAATTTAGTTGTAGTCCCTCTATCAACCTGTTAGCACATCCGTCATGTTGGCATGCCACGCCAGCTCCGCCCTGACAAGTAAGCATGTCACCTGAGCTCTTAGCTCCAAGAAAGACTAATCAAAGCATTTTTTTAACAATATAATAATCAAAATTCTTATGAAAATTGAACCTTAACAGAAAccagatagaagaagaagaaaactgaGAAAATTCTATTGAATGAACAAAATGATTCAATACAATACACTGTGTGTTTATTCTTTGCTATTTATACTACTTGCTGTAGGAGCACTATAACTACTGTGTATCTAAACTACAGGGTATACTCTACTCCTCAATCAGTTAGATTGTTGTAACTGTCTAACAACTTGCTAGCTGTATGCTGAGGTGGACTCTGAGCTGTCATCTACACATGCTGAATTGGTTATGCCCTCAAGTGTCTCcttgttttctttctcatttattagcctcccacaagctggaCCATGGTAAATATCTAACATGTTCAGCTTGCTTaataagaaagagaaaggaCCAACTGACAGTGCTTTGGTGAAGAAGTCTGCCACTTGAAGCTTTGAAGAGATAGGTAGTAATTTCATAAGACCAGCCTCTGACTTTTCTCTTACTATATGGCAGTCAATCTCCAAGTGCTTAGTCCTCTCATGGAATACTGGATTAGCTGCAATGTGGAGAGCACTCTGATTATCACAGTAGATAACTGAAGGTTTAGCTGGCTCTATCCTTAGATCCTTTAGCAAGTAAGAAAGCCATTGCAGTTCACAAGTAGCTGAGGCTAAAGCTCTATACTCTGCTTCAGAAGAAGATTTAGACACAGTTTGTTGTTTCTTTGATTTCCAACTAACAAGAGATTTTCCAACAAAGAAACAATATCCTGTCACTGATCTTCTTGTGTCTATGCATCctccccaatctgcatcactaAAACCAAGCAACTGAATTACAGAATCTCTAGGGAAAAATAACCCTTTACCAGGATTTCTTTTAAGATATTTAAGGACCCTTTGTGCTGCTGTATAGTGTGCCATTGTTGGCTTGGACAAATATTGACTGAGTTGCTGAACTGCATATGTGATGTCAGGCCTTGTTGTAGTTAAATATAACAATCTCCCCACAAGCCTTCTATATGAAAACACATCATCATATAACTCCCCCTCATCTTGTGACAATCGAACAGATGGATCAAGAGGAGTACTAACTGGTTTACTGCCTAAAACTCCTGAATCAGTAAGCAAATCTAGGCAGTACTTTCTTTGACATAAAGAAATCCCTTGTGCAGAATGAGCAACCTCAAGGCCTAGGAAAAACTTGAGAATTCCCAGATCTTTGATTTTGAAGGCATTATCTAAGACTCTCTTTATCTCGTCAAACTCTAGGAGTGAATTTCCAGCCAATATGATATCATCTACAtaaatgagaaggactgtgaaCTTGTCTCCTTGATATTTAGTAAAGAGGGAATGGTCTGAATGTGCTTGTTGATAACCACAAGACACTAGCAAACTAGTCAGCTTGGCATACCATTGTCGACTGGCTTGTTTAAGACCATACAAGGACTTGTGTAATTTGCAAACTTTGCTAGAATCTGTACAAATTACCCCTTCTGGCACTTGCATATACACATCTTCAAACAAATCTCCATGGAGAAAAGCATTGTTTACATCTAACTGATGTAAATGCCAACCATGTATAGAAGCAAGAGCCAATACCATTCTCACTGTGGTTAATTTAGCCACCGGagaaaaagtatcaaaataatcCAAGCCTTCAATTTGATTGTATCCCTTGGCTACCAATCGTGCTTTATACCTTTCTACTGTTCCATCAGCCTTCCTCTTGATTTTATACACCCATTTATTTCCAATAGGAACAGTGTTAGGAGGTAAATGAACCAAACTCCAAGTTCCATTAGCTTCTAAGGCTGCAATTTCTAAATTCATAGCATCAATCCAGCATTTATGTTGGGCAGCTTCAGTGTAGCATGTAGGCTCAGAGTCAAGAGATAAAGACAGCACATATTtatgatgaggaggagataaATGGGAAAAAGACATATAACTAGATATAGGATATTTACTACCTGAAGATGTGGAAGTGACTACACAAGAGGAAGAAGGACAAATGTAGTCCTTGAAATGTGATGGTTGATGTCTAGTTCTCTTGGAGCTTCTGGGCTGTGCTGGTGCTGCAGGAGAATCTGTCATAGGCTGTGATGACAAGACACCTGGAGAGATAGCTTGTGCAGGAAGCAAACTCTCTTCAAGCTGAGAAGTCAGAACATCTTGTGGAGAAAACACACCTTCTTCATGTGTAGTGGCATTGTCAAGATTAGGAGCACCAGATGTCAGAACCTCCCAAGGTAGAGCCCCTGTGTGTTGATAGGGCAAAACATGATCATAGAAGACCACATTCCTAGAAACACTCAAAGACCTGCTTGTCATATCCAAAACTATGTATCCCTTAGTCCCATTTGGATAACCCATGAACACACACTTCTTAGCTCTAGGGTCTAACTTGTGTCTATTATTCTGCAATGTGGACATATAGCATAGAGAACCAAAAACTTTCAGGTCTGTCAAATCTGGAGGTTTATGATGCAAGAGTTCATAAGGTGATTTGTTCTGTAAAACTATAGTTGGAACTCGATTGATCAAGTACACTGCATGTTGAACAGCATAATTCCAATACTGTCTTGGCAATTTGGACTGAAACAACAATGCTCTTCCTACATTCAAAATGTCCTGATGTTTCCTCTCTACCCTTCCATTTTGCTGAGGACACTCAACACAAGAAGTTTCATGCACAATGCCATGAGTTGCATAAAAAGCTTGAAGGGTAAATTCTGGTCCATTATCAGTTCTAACAGTTTTTACTATAGCTCCAAACTGTGTTTTAGCATAAGCTATAAAATTTTGGACCTTACTTGGGACTTCTGACTTCTGTTTTAACATGACAATCCACAAGTATCTAGTATTATCATCTACTACAgtcaaaaaatatttatgacCATGGACTGTTGCAGTTGAGAAAGGACCCCAGATGTCAAAATGTAGCAATTCAAAAGGTTGCACAGCTTTATTAGAACTTAAAGAATAGGACAATCGTTTTTGTCTAGCCATATGGCATACATCACAAACCAAATCACTAACAAGAGCCTTATTTACATGAATATAAGGGTATTCCTTAGACATGGCTAGTAATTTGTCTTTAGACAAATGTCCTAATCTAAAATGCCAAATTACAGAACTAGGTATGACTAGAGAACCAGTTGTGCTCACTGTGCTAATCTTTGCTCCTGCTTGTGCTGTTTCCATTGCTGATTGCTCCACTAGACCATCAACCACCAAGTAATAGAGTCCTTCCTCTTGTTTAGCCAAACCAATCATCTTCTGAGTAATGATGTCCTGTATCAAAGAATGTGAGGAATAGGAATGTACTACACAGAACAAATGTTCACAAAGCTTGGAAGTGGAAATGATGTTGAAACTAAATTCAGGGACATATAAAACATCTTTCAAAGAAAGTGAGGATGTGAAAATCACAGTACCAGCCAATTGAGCTCTCACTGTGTTACCATTTGGCAACTGAACACTCATAGGTTTTATTTTAGAAAAGGAATGAAAAAGATTAAGACTAGAACACACATGGACAGTAGCTCCTGAATCCAATATCCAAGAACTACTAGCTTTGGATGAAGGAGGATAATAAGACAATACAATAGCTGTACCTTTTCCTTTGGAATTATTACCATCAAGAGACTTGTGTTGCTGAGTATGTATCTGATTGACTTGATGTGATCCTTCATGGATCCTTAATTGATTGATATGAGATGCACTAGCAGCTTGTGCTTCTGAATTTCCTTGTATCAATGTAAGCAACTTCTGATATTGTTCTACTGTGAAACTTGGAACTGAAACTGGCAATGAAGCTGTAGAATTAATGCTGGAACCATTCAAAGCATGAGAAGATTGTGGAACATCCAGATTCTGTCCTTCTTCATTATAAGAATTATCACTGATATAACTATCTTCTGACTGTAGATTGTTCACAGTTCCTGTGTTGTTAGACCTAAAAGAAGGTGGCAAACCATAGATCTTGTAACATGTATCAATCGTGTGCCCTATTTTTCCACAATGTGTGCAAATTCTATTTCCTCTACCAGATCCTGAGTAGAATCCTCTTCCATTGCTGCTTGATGTGGAATTTCTTCCACCATTATACTGATTTCCTTGAGGATAACCTCTACCTCTACCAAATCCTTGCCTATTATCAACTGCATTCAACATAGACCTTGTATCACCTAAATTCTGACCAGAATTACTAGAAATTGAACTAGATTGTCTTTCTTGTTGAATCACCATAGAAAACACTTCATTCAGTGATGGTAAAGGCTTCATAAGCAAGATTTGTGATCTAACAGTAGCAAACTCCTCATTGAGTCCAGTCAAGAAACGAATTATATAGTCTTGATCCTTATAGATCTTAGCATTACCCTGGCATGGACATCTAGCATTACAAATGCATATAGGTAGTGGCCTAAAACCATCAATCTCCTCCCATAGAGTTTTCAATTCAGTAAAAAAATCAGtcacagaagatgatccttgcTTCAAATTTGAGATCTCACTTTGCAATTCAGAAATTCGAATTAAATCTACTTGTGAAAATCGCTCCCTCAATTCATTCCAAATGTCAAGAACATTTTCAATGTAAACTAGGTTTTGTGCAATTGAAGCAGAAACAGAGTTCATGATCCAAGTATGAATGAGATTATTGCACCTTTCCCATGCGAAATAGAGTGGATGATCTGATTCTGGAACTGGAATGCTTCCATCAACGAATCGGAATTTGTTCTTCGCGCTCAGAGCTCTTCGCATCGAACGCGTCCATGTCTGGAAATTCGCACTTGTCAGCTTCGGCGAAACGGTAACTGTGGAAGGTCCATCACCTGGATGAACGAAATAGGGACTGAGAGGATCAAGAGAAGGATCGAGTACGCCATTGTTGGATCCAGAAGCTTCTGGTTGTCCATTGTTGTTCTTCCTTGCCATTGAATCAGAGTAAACGCAGCAGAGCTCTACAagagagctctgataccataacaGAAAccagatagaagaagaagaaaactgaGAAAATTCTATTGATTGAACAAAATGATTCAATACAATACACTGTGTGTTTATTCTTTGCTATTTATACTACTTGCTGTAGGAGCACTATAACTACTGTGTATCTAAACTACAGGGTATACTCTACTCCTCAATCAGTTAGATGGTTGTAACTGTCTAACAACTTGCTAGCTGTATGCTGAGGTGGACTCTGAGCTGTCATCTACACATGCTGAATTGGTTATGCCCTCAAGTGTCTCcttgttttctttctcatttattAAACCTCCTTAAAAATAAGTACTTCTATCATCTCATTCATGTACTTACTTGTACCATGCAACTATGCAAGTTCTCTTCAATGGAGAGTACAAACAGAGTAATTTTCACCTTTTAGAGGCATTAAATTAAACAGGGGATTCTTAAGCAAGTACATTAAGAAGCTACTTTCAAAAAAGACCGAACCCGGCCCATTCAGCATCGGTCACGGGTCGGGGCGACGACATAACAGAAGACGACGTCGTCGTTGAGGTCCGGAACGGCGAGGGGGAGGACTTCCTCGACGACAACGACCACCGGCCAAGCGTCTCAAGCTCCGACGTGTAATCGGGTTCGACGACCCGCTTCGGAACCGTCTTCCTGCTCCGCAATCGCCTCAGAAACGGCGAGAAGAAACAACCCGACGACGACACGATCTCGGGTCGGGCAAGAAGCGGTTTGTCGAACCGCCACCGGTCAGACCGGCCCTTCGGGGTTGACCGGAAGGATCGGGTCCGGGGCTCCACCGGAGATAGTAGGTACGACCCGGCTGGCGGCGGTGGCTTCAGCTTGAGTGACGGCGATTCCGGTGACTGAATTTGCTGATTCTGGTGGTTGTTGTGATGGAGCATGGGGAGTCCTGGTTTTATCTCCCATTTGAATGGAACTGCTCCTGGCTTCTTGAAAgaatcatcatcaatatcaatatcaatatcaatatcatccTCCACCACAACCACACCCATTGTTTTCAACTTTTATATAATTCTAAATCAAAACCTGTTTTGTAAAACCCAAAAATATATAAGCTTTCCCTTTTGTTTGTGTACCATTCAATTTATAAGCATGGTGATGGTGCTGACTGATGAGTAATGTGAAGGGTGATTAATAAGGTCTTGTTTGTACTGGCTAAATCAAAGGCATGGATTAGTGGGACTATTGGCTTGGTCCACACTAAGGGGACTTACGGGTCCATTTTGATTTGAGTAGCTGACTTTATTACCAGTTTTGAGAAAATGCCTAGCTACATGCCATGTGACTAAGCTTTGTGTTTGAGACTTTTTGGTAGCAACACTTACACGTTTGTGATTAAAATTCCGGGTTCAGTAATAATGTCTGGCTCACTTCAAAATTAGTGGAACTCGTATAAAATTCAACTAACAATGAGAGAATGTTGGAAGAAAAAGTGTTGGAAAGAGTGTTTATAGTACTCTTTTAAGAAACAAATGTCTTTTTGAGAGCTTGACCATGGCACTACTTTTTTTGCCACATTTCGTATGAGTATTTGAAATAACAAGGGTGACATCTCTATTCTCCTATATTAGTGGAAGTAATTTCTCCCATTTTTTAGTCTCTATTTTGTCTCTAGTAATCCCACCCACTCAGCACAACAATTGAACGTTCAAGGTAATAATTTTCACTCTAGCAGCCTCAACGGATCATAGTCAATTACTAATAATcagaaataataaatttgtattCAACTATATTCAAATTTGTTTGCAAGAAAAGACGTTGAGTGGTGCATTCTCACAGGGACAAGTTGGACCAGGTGTAATCATTTAGATGAGCAACTGAGAAAGTGTTACTGTATAGGCGCTACTCGAATTTGAAAGGGTATACTTGGCTAGACACTAGGTTTTTTTGTTGCTGAAGTTGGGTAGACACTAGTTGAGGGAGACAAAGGTCAAGCAGGCCGAACACCTTAAAAGAGGCTCAATGGCTTGTAATAATATTGCCATGTAAAACcacattaataaattattttcttcctgtAGAACAAGAATTCTACTAGATATCATTCTGAGTAATTACTGCTTCCTAAACATAATAATCTTCGGCGTGCTTAGTAGTTCGtcagttgaaagttgaaaccctTCAATTATTTAGAAGCTTCATAACATCAAAAagttatgaagaaaaaaaaagtttaactaAAGTTAACTTTATTTGAAATCTAAGTGGATGAGAGAACAAAGGGCCGTCACACGATAATTACACTACCACACAAATTACCTGAATGGAATTGTTATGTATTATATTAGTGTCAAGTGAAAATATGTCGAGTACCAATAGAAAATTAAAAGCACATACCACATCCCATTACTCATGTTAACTAGAAGAATGTAAGATGACAACTGATAAAATTAAATCAGCAAGacatcaaaataaaaatgatttgcAGCTTAAGTAGAACATTTAAAATATGCCCTTTTCATTCTGGGACTGAGACCCCTTTGTGAGAAGGCGCCCTTCTCCCGTAGTTACGGGGCTATTTTGCCATGTTCCTTAGAGAAGAAAGGTTCTCAAGGAAAGGAGAGAGCATAtctactctttttttttgtcaaaagataTTATAACTACTTTGAAAATGAGTGCAAATACAGCAAAATTCTAGTTATATATTCATTTCATCAGCTGCAGCCGTAATTTTGCAGTCAGGAGTGTCCTATGCTAGCATAGTAGCATTTAGAATTCTTGCGTACAATTTCCCTGGATGAATACTTTAAAAATCAACAGAGCGCAAATTTGATTTCTTTACAGCAGAATAAGTAACTCTTCTTGATTTAACAAGCTGATAATCGAATATTTAACCCTCGTAAGATAACCCTTCTGGCATGTCGCAAAAGGCTTTCGTTGTATTGCTGATCACATCAAGAAGCTGCAAGTATTCATCAGCTCCATCAACTAGGCACTGTAATTCCACATGTAAAAAGTAAGAATTGTACCCAAACTTAGTGCATATATGGTACAAGGTGGAAAACGACGATCAAACCAAAATCACGGTGGACAGAAAcactatattttaaatattaagggGTCGCCACGCCAATATGGATCATTTATAATTCCCTGTCATGCACCAAGTCTATAAAAATATCATTTACCTCAAAATCTCTAAATTATTTGTCTTGTTTTTCCTGGTCTTCTCTTGCATCTAACTATTTGACTATAATCTAACTCCTCCATTTGATCAACCTTTCTAACCTGTGCTTCCACATGTTGTCTCCATACATGTCTAAGCCACCTAAATAAGGGTTCTAACATCTTTTCTAAAATAGGAGCTACCCTCAACCGTCTCTAATGATACATCCTATTTGGTCTTGTGTATCCACTCATCCAACATAACACTCTCATCTCTGCATCACtgatccttttttttttgctccTAACCAACCAACATTAGGTCTCATACAACATTGCAGGTTTTATAATTGTCATACAATTTTCTTGTAAGTTTTAATGGTACTTTCACAAATAACACCTTAAGCATATACTATTTTCATCCACTGCTTGAATCATGAGTTTAATCATGAGTTTAATATCTCCCTCAATTCCCGTCATTTTATATGATAAACAGCAAGCACTTACAATGTGAAACTTGAGGTATCTTATTTGTATATTCTCCCAATTTCACCTCCACATTAAAATGTTA
This is a stretch of genomic DNA from Lotus japonicus ecotype B-129 chromosome 1, LjGifu_v1.2. It encodes these proteins:
- the LOC130738663 gene encoding uncharacterized protein LOC130738663; this encodes MGVVVVEDDIDIDIDIDDDSFKKPGAVPFKWEIKPGLPMLHHNNHQNQQIQSPESPSLKLKPPPPAGSYLLSPVEPRTRSFRSTPKGRSDRWRFDKPLLARPEIVSSSGCFFSPFLRRLRSRKTVPKRVVEPDYTSELETLGRWSLSSRKSSPSPFRTSTTTSSSVMSSPRPVTDAEWAGFGLF